GACTCGCTGAAGCCCTATATGCGGGCGTATATCTCGTGAAAAGGAAACACCGTTGGCGCGGAAACAAAGGGACAGGTTTTTGAAGTATTCGGACGCGTAGTACGGCGGGACGTCCCGGACCGCCGGCCGTGACCCTGAGGCGTGACGCCCGTCTGCCGGGCGTCCGGGACGTCCGCCCGTACCTGCCCCGCGGTCTAACATGAGCGGAGCCCGCAACCCAATCGGAATGTTGGAATATTGGAAGGTTGGAATGATGGGCGTTGAATCCCAGACCGTCGCATCGATCTTCCACCATTCCATTCCAGTATTCCACCATTCCCAAGCATCTTGCTCTTTGTTGCCGCTACCGTTGCCGTTGTTGGCTTGCAAGGCACAAAAAGCGGGTAGACGCCCGTTCGCCGGCCTGCTTATAATGTTGCCACCGGATCTATGTGTTGTCCCACAAGGAGCGCGTCCATGTCCTTGCAGCATCCGTCACCCGCGGGCGGCGTCGGCCGCCGTGATTTCCTGCGAGCCGCCTCCCTCTCCGCGGGCGCCTGCGCCGTGGGCGCCGCCGCGCCCGCACGCGCCGCGCCGGCCCGGCCGCCGAATGTCGTCTTCGTCTTCGCCGACGAATGGCGCGCCCACGACTTCGGCTTCGCCGGCAATGCCGACGTGCCGACGCCCCACTTCGACGCCATGGCCCGCGACAGCCTCTGCTGCTCCTCCATGATCTCGGGCTGCCCGGTCTGCACCCCCTACCGCGCCAGCCTGCTGACCGGCCAGTACTGGCTCACGCACGGCCTTTTTTACAACGACAAGCCCCTCGGCAACCGCGCCGTCTCGCTCGCCCAGGCCTTCAAGGCCGCCGGCTACGACACCGCCTACGTCGGTAAGTGGCACGTCGACGGCCACGGCCGCGACGCCTTCATCCCCCGCGAGCGCCGCCAGGGCTTCGACTACTGGAAGGCATGCGAGTGTACCCACGACTACAACCGCTCGCTGTACTATGCCGACACCCCCCAGCCGCTCTTCTGGGAGGGGTACGACGCCGTGGCCCAGACCCGCGACATGCTCGCCTACATCCGCGGGCACGACCGCGCCAAGCCCTTCCTCTTCGTGCTCTCGTGGGGGCCGCCCCACACCCCCCACCACACCGCGCCCGACGTCTATAAGAAGCGCATCGCCCCGGCCGCCGAGCTGACCGTCCGCCCCAACGTGCCAGAAGAGCGCCGCGACAAAGCCCGGCAGGCGCTCGCGGGCTACTACGCCCACATCGCCGCCCTCGACGACTGCATGGGCGAAATCCGGCGCACCTTGAAGGAGACCGGTCTGGAAGAGAACACGATCCTCGTCTTCACCACCGACCACGGCTATATGATCCACTCGCAAGGGCAGCTCCACAAACAGATGCCTTGGGAGGAATCGATCCGCGTGCCTTTCCTGCTCCAGTGGCCCGCCCTGCGCGGCACCGCCGGCCGCACCATCGGCATGCCCATCAACACCCCCGACATCATGCCCACCCTGCTCGGCCTGTCCGGCGCGCCGATCCCAAAGACCGTCGAGGGCCGCGACCTCTCGCCGGTCTTCCGCGGCGAGCGCGAAGAGTCCGACGATCCCGCGCTGATCATGTGCCCTGTGCCCTTTCACCAGTGGAACTTCGCCAGCGGCGGCCGCGAGTACCGCGGCGTGCGCAC
This genomic interval from Planctomycetota bacterium contains the following:
- a CDS encoding sulfatase — its product is MSLQHPSPAGGVGRRDFLRAASLSAGACAVGAAAPARAAPARPPNVVFVFADEWRAHDFGFAGNADVPTPHFDAMARDSLCCSSMISGCPVCTPYRASLLTGQYWLTHGLFYNDKPLGNRAVSLAQAFKAAGYDTAYVGKWHVDGHGRDAFIPRERRQGFDYWKACECTHDYNRSLYYADTPQPLFWEGYDAVAQTRDMLAYIRGHDRAKPFLFVLSWGPPHTPHHTAPDVYKKRIAPAAELTVRPNVPEERRDKARQALAGYYAHIAALDDCMGEIRRTLKETGLEENTILVFTTDHGYMIHSQGQLHKQMPWEESIRVPFLLQWPALRGTAGRTIGMPINTPDIMPTLLGLSGAPIPKTVEGRDLSPVFRGEREESDDPALIMCPVPFHQWNFASGGREYRGVRTRTHTYVRDLKGPWLLYDNAADPYQLNNLAGKPEAAELQARLEAELVRKLRETGDEFRPAQYYMDQWHYTWDGKDAPA